A region from the Vicia villosa cultivar HV-30 ecotype Madison, WI linkage group LG3, Vvil1.0, whole genome shotgun sequence genome encodes:
- the LOC131661810 gene encoding peptide methionine sulfoxide reductase-like — translation MATSESGDGSHNPAFDPDLDTPANPDHEFAEFGAGCFWGVELAFQRVAGVVKTEVGYSQGHTTDPTYKLVCTGSTNHVEVVRVQFDPKVRPYTDLLDLFWSRHDPTTLNRQRGDVGVQYRSGIYYYNETQARLAQESKEAEQLKQKNKIVTEILPAKRFYRAEEYHQQYLEKGGGQGNSQSAEKGCTDPIRCYG, via the exons ATGGCTACGAGTGAAAGCGGCGACGGGAGCCACAACCCTGCTTTTGACCCGGATTTGGATACTCCGGCCAATCCGGATCACGAGTTTGCTGAGTTTGGTGCCGGTTGTTTCTGGGGCGTGGAGCTGGCTTTTCAGCGAGTTGCGGGAGTTGTGAAGACTGAAGTTGGATATTCACAGGGTCATACAACGGATCCGACCTACAAATTGGTCTGTACCGGAAGTACTAACCATGTTGAAGTGGTAAGGGTTCAATTTGACCCGAAAGTGCGTCCTTATACTGATCTTTTGGATCTCTTCTGGTCACGACATGATCCCACTACCCTCAATCGCCAG AGAGGTGATGTAGGTGTACAATATAGATCAGGAATCTACTACTACAATGAAACCCAGGCTCGTTTAGCTCAAGAATCAAAAGAAGCTGAACAGTTGAAGCAGAAGAACAAAATTGTAACTGAAATACTTCCAGCAAAGAGGTTTTATAGAGCTGAGGAATATCATCAACAATATTTGGAGAAGGGTGGAGGCCAAGGCAACAGTCAGTCTGCTGAAAAGGGTTGCACTGATCCCATAAGGTGCTATGGCTAA
- the LOC131661811 gene encoding serine/threonine protein phosphatase 2A 55 kDa regulatory subunit B beta isoform-like isoform X2, with amino-acid sequence MELYSYNFVSTVDMISAIEFDKSGDHLATGDRGGRVVLFERTDSKDHGSRKDLESIDYSNSRHPEFRYKTEFQSHEPEFDYLKSLEIEEKINKIKWCQTANGYVFLLSTNDKTIKFWKV; translated from the exons atggagTTGTACTCTTACAACTTTGTTTCCACAGTGGACATGATTTCTGCTATTGAATTTGACAAGTCTGGTGATCATCTTGCTACCGGTGATCGCGGTGGTCGAGTAGTTCTCTTTGAACGGACAGATTCAAAAGAT CATGGATCAAGAAAGGATTTGGAAAGTATCGACTATTCTAATAGTCGACATCCTGAGTTCAGATATAAAACCGAGTTTCAGAGTCACGAACCTGAG TTTGACTATCTTAAGAGCTTGGAAATCGAAGAGAAAATTAACAAAATCAAATGGTGCCAAACAGCTAATGGTTATGTATTCCTCCTATCTACAAATGACAAAACAATCAAATTTTGGAAGGTATGA
- the LOC131661811 gene encoding serine/threonine protein phosphatase 2A 55 kDa regulatory subunit B beta isoform-like isoform X1 translates to MELYSYNFVSTVDMISAIEFDKSGDHLATGDRGGRVVLFERTDSKDQHGSRKDLESIDYSNSRHPEFRYKTEFQSHEPEFDYLKSLEIEEKINKIKWCQTANGYVFLLSTNDKTIKFWKV, encoded by the exons atggagTTGTACTCTTACAACTTTGTTTCCACAGTGGACATGATTTCTGCTATTGAATTTGACAAGTCTGGTGATCATCTTGCTACCGGTGATCGCGGTGGTCGAGTAGTTCTCTTTGAACGGACAGATTCAAAAGAT CAGCATGGATCAAGAAAGGATTTGGAAAGTATCGACTATTCTAATAGTCGACATCCTGAGTTCAGATATAAAACCGAGTTTCAGAGTCACGAACCTGAG TTTGACTATCTTAAGAGCTTGGAAATCGAAGAGAAAATTAACAAAATCAAATGGTGCCAAACAGCTAATGGTTATGTATTCCTCCTATCTACAAATGACAAAACAATCAAATTTTGGAAGGTATGA